A genome region from Labilibaculum antarcticum includes the following:
- a CDS encoding apiosidase-like domain-containing protein, whose product MKKLLSVFILLCLFAQISIAQIKTWQSPKENKTIQCAQWEVNDLVYSVQEDVDKPFNKEVFAIVTGEEGMQKIPLFYGGDHNWVFRYSSASVGAKSFVLQSEIKALSGKKGKFLITENTKQDRHGGIVLKKDNPQHLFYEDGSHYFNLAFECDWLFALDYGQEEISKTKHLLSLVNKYKFNQIVMNVYSYDVSWPKDKRLEQYPEHEYGSREDIFPFLGSNSEPDFSSLNVDFFKHFDKVIAEMHDKEIVSHLMIYVWNKLENWPDMESEADNMYYDYVVKRYQAFPNMVWDVSKEALHYTRATKEYISERIERTRNLDSYNRLVSVHDYGFCRNHKDQVDFISMQNWQHTLYQNMLNARKDFPNKPIFNIEHGGYEESPYVVFPGAYDDAEACLRRNYMCIFAGGYSTYYWQGVSWNAIIHNPFEQPEDFSKPHFEYFKHMRSLFDSVHFENCEPLSRYNTAGYNLTNEKDGIVLVYAPKENNWVGANKIISDKFNPENATKQWFNTLTGEFSEEVKYVKKSLEFWDWRPWKGEADAILIIRGLEKKKK is encoded by the coding sequence ATGAAAAAGCTATTAAGTGTTTTCATTTTGCTCTGTTTGTTTGCTCAAATTAGTATTGCTCAAATTAAAACATGGCAATCGCCTAAAGAAAACAAAACAATTCAATGTGCACAATGGGAAGTAAATGATTTGGTGTATTCTGTTCAAGAAGATGTAGATAAGCCTTTCAATAAAGAAGTGTTTGCTATTGTAACAGGAGAAGAAGGGATGCAGAAAATTCCTTTGTTTTATGGTGGCGATCACAATTGGGTATTTCGTTATTCAAGTGCTAGCGTGGGTGCGAAGTCTTTTGTTCTTCAATCAGAAATTAAGGCTTTAAGTGGCAAAAAAGGAAAATTTCTGATTACTGAAAATACAAAACAAGACCGTCATGGTGGTATTGTTCTAAAAAAGGATAATCCACAACATCTGTTTTACGAAGATGGATCGCACTATTTCAATTTAGCTTTCGAATGTGATTGGTTATTTGCTTTGGATTATGGACAAGAAGAAATTAGCAAAACCAAGCATTTATTATCTCTGGTAAATAAATATAAATTTAATCAGATCGTAATGAATGTGTATTCGTACGATGTTTCGTGGCCAAAGGATAAAAGATTGGAACAATATCCAGAACATGAATATGGCAGTCGTGAAGATATTTTTCCATTTCTAGGATCCAATTCAGAACCAGACTTTAGCTCTTTAAATGTTGATTTCTTTAAACATTTCGATAAGGTAATCGCAGAAATGCACGACAAAGAAATTGTTAGTCATTTAATGATTTACGTCTGGAACAAATTGGAGAACTGGCCTGATATGGAATCGGAAGCCGATAACATGTATTACGATTATGTAGTTAAAAGGTATCAAGCATTCCCGAATATGGTTTGGGATGTCTCAAAAGAAGCATTGCATTACACAAGAGCCACAAAAGAATATATTTCAGAGCGTATTGAGCGAACTAGAAATTTGGATTCGTACAATAGATTGGTATCTGTTCACGATTATGGTTTTTGCAGAAATCACAAAGATCAAGTGGATTTTATCTCCATGCAAAACTGGCAACATACTTTGTATCAAAACATGCTAAATGCGCGCAAAGATTTCCCGAACAAACCCATTTTTAATATTGAGCATGGTGGATATGAGGAATCCCCATATGTTGTATTTCCTGGTGCTTATGATGATGCAGAAGCTTGTTTGAGAAGAAATTACATGTGCATTTTTGCTGGTGGATATTCTACGTATTACTGGCAAGGAGTATCGTGGAATGCAATCATTCACAATCCATTTGAACAGCCAGAAGATTTCAGTAAACCTCATTTTGAATATTTCAAACACATGAGATCTTTGTTTGATTCCGTTCATTTTGAAAATTGCGAACCACTTAGCAGATACAATACGGCTGGGTACAACCTAACCAACGAGAAGGATGGTATTGTTTTAGTTTATGCTCCAAAAGAAAACAATTGGGTAGGTGCAAATAAAATTATCTCAGATAAATTCAATCCTGAAAATGCTACCAAGCAGTGGTTTAATACACTTACCGGTGAATTTTCGGAAGAGGTGAAATATGTGAAAAAATCACTTGAGTTTTGGGATTGGAGACCGTGGAAAGGTGAAGCAGATGCAATCTTGATTATTAGAGGTTTAGAAAAGAAAAAGAAATGA
- a CDS encoding glycoside hydrolase family 3 N-terminal domain-containing protein → MQIKIYFLVLCLSVNFTLFAQVNTNSSYSTPEIDAKVEALMSGMTMDEKLAQIMGTRIRDIMVDGKVSLEKCREHIPYGIGHFCQFSSGQALSPEELRDLVREIQHYLMTETRLKIPAIFHEEAITGFATQGATTFPQQIGVGCTWNPELVEKNTSSTAQNMRAAGATFALSPMLDLSRTAHWNRHQESYGEDAYLTSRMGVAFVQGLQGNDFKTGVAATVKHFAGYGTKNNNSKMLYEEYLMPHEACFKIAGAKSVMPSYGVYKALPVAASPTMLDQILRRDAGFDGLVVSDYGAITMLYKKYKVAKDSTMAAALALNAGMDIELSSPSMFPKLREALNQGLVTEELIDAAVKRSLIMKAKLGLLDKNPIIGKDGALDFDPPAFRKLAYETACQSIVLLENDGILPLKKEVKKIALVGPNAANVFGLLGDYTYQGMRSFWKQTTFDANNPKLVTVKEGLESRLAKDVQIKHERGCDWSAALEAKIDKEGFGDSRIEKLKMMTVSGLPQPNLKNAIKIAEESDVIIAVMGENLYLNGEGRWRNGIKLPGEQEAFVEQLIATGKPVVLVMLGGRQQVISKFSDQCAAVVQAWFPGEEGGNAIADVLLGNVNPSGKLCVSYPRTEEKVEINYQDGYEKKELVQYPFGYGLSYTQYEYSNMNMKSKVDITDERFSISCTVKNTGSVDGTEVVQLYVSPKNTNSTMKPILLKGFQRVNLKAGEEKEISFKVSPQQLVEYKKNQWIIEAGKYEFKLGASCTDIRLKDEIEISGGNLILEKGRDVFFSDNE, encoded by the coding sequence ATGCAAATTAAAATATACTTCTTGGTTTTGTGTTTGAGTGTAAATTTCACTCTTTTCGCTCAGGTAAATACTAATTCTAGTTATTCAACACCAGAAATTGATGCTAAAGTTGAAGCTTTGATGTCGGGCATGACCATGGATGAAAAGCTGGCACAAATCATGGGTACTCGTATTCGGGATATCATGGTAGACGGTAAAGTTTCACTCGAAAAATGTCGGGAACACATTCCTTATGGAATTGGGCATTTTTGTCAGTTTTCTTCAGGACAAGCACTTTCGCCAGAAGAATTGAGAGACTTGGTGAGAGAAATTCAGCATTATTTAATGACTGAGACAAGGCTGAAAATACCTGCTATTTTTCACGAAGAAGCGATAACCGGTTTTGCAACGCAAGGAGCAACAACTTTTCCTCAACAAATAGGAGTAGGTTGTACTTGGAATCCAGAATTGGTAGAGAAAAACACCAGTTCAACAGCGCAAAATATGCGTGCGGCTGGCGCTACTTTTGCTCTTTCTCCAATGCTCGATTTGAGCAGAACAGCTCATTGGAATCGGCATCAGGAAAGTTACGGCGAAGATGCATATTTAACTTCGAGAATGGGAGTTGCTTTTGTGCAAGGATTACAAGGAAACGATTTTAAGACAGGAGTAGCGGCAACCGTGAAACACTTTGCAGGATATGGTACCAAAAATAACAACTCAAAAATGTTGTATGAAGAGTATTTGATGCCGCATGAAGCTTGTTTTAAAATTGCAGGAGCAAAAAGTGTGATGCCATCTTATGGAGTTTACAAAGCATTACCCGTAGCAGCTAGTCCAACTATGTTGGATCAAATACTACGTAGAGATGCAGGTTTCGATGGCTTGGTTGTAAGTGATTATGGAGCCATTACAATGCTGTATAAAAAATATAAGGTAGCAAAAGACAGTACGATGGCTGCTGCTTTGGCTCTAAATGCAGGTATGGATATTGAATTATCATCGCCAAGCATGTTTCCGAAATTAAGAGAAGCTCTCAATCAAGGTTTGGTAACTGAAGAATTGATTGATGCAGCGGTGAAGCGTTCCTTAATCATGAAAGCCAAATTAGGGTTATTAGATAAGAATCCGATTATTGGAAAAGACGGAGCTTTGGATTTTGATCCTCCGGCATTTCGGAAATTGGCATACGAAACAGCTTGCCAATCTATTGTATTATTAGAAAATGATGGAATCCTTCCCTTAAAAAAGGAGGTTAAAAAGATTGCTTTGGTGGGACCTAATGCCGCAAATGTGTTTGGTTTGCTGGGAGACTATACTTATCAAGGAATGCGCTCTTTCTGGAAACAAACCACATTTGATGCCAATAATCCAAAACTAGTTACCGTAAAAGAAGGTCTTGAGAGCAGATTGGCTAAGGATGTTCAGATTAAACATGAACGTGGATGTGATTGGAGTGCTGCATTGGAAGCAAAAATTGACAAAGAGGGTTTTGGTGATAGCCGAATTGAAAAACTTAAGATGATGACCGTAAGCGGTCTTCCGCAACCCAATTTGAAAAATGCGATTAAGATTGCAGAGGAAAGTGATGTGATAATAGCTGTTATGGGTGAAAACCTATACCTAAATGGAGAGGGAAGATGGCGTAATGGCATCAAATTACCGGGAGAGCAAGAAGCTTTTGTTGAGCAGTTAATCGCAACAGGAAAACCTGTAGTTTTGGTCATGTTAGGTGGTCGTCAGCAAGTGATTAGTAAGTTTTCGGATCAATGTGCAGCTGTTGTTCAAGCTTGGTTCCCAGGGGAAGAAGGTGGTAATGCAATTGCTGATGTTCTTTTAGGAAATGTGAATCCATCCGGCAAGCTATGTGTTTCTTATCCGCGCACTGAAGAGAAAGTGGAAATTAACTATCAGGATGGCTACGAAAAGAAAGAATTGGTACAATATCCTTTTGGTTATGGACTCTCTTATACTCAATATGAGTACAGTAATATGAATATGAAATCTAAAGTTGACATTACTGATGAGCGTTTTTCTATTTCGTGTACAGTGAAAAATACTGGATCTGTTGATGGTACAGAAGTAGTTCAATTGTATGTGTCTCCAAAGAATACCAATTCTACCATGAAACCAATTTTATTGAAAGGTTTTCAAAGAGTTAATTTGAAAGCAGGAGAAGAAAAAGAAATAAGCTTTAAAGTTTCTCCACAACAATTGGTCGAATACAAAAAAAATCAATGGATCATTGAAGCGGGTAAGTATGAGTTTAAGCTTGGTGCTTCTTGTACAGATATACGTTTAAAAGATGAAATTGAAATATCAGGGGGAAATTTAATTCTTGAAAAAGGAAGAGACGTTTTCTTTTCAGATAATGAGTAG
- a CDS encoding family 43 glycosylhydrolase, with amino-acid sequence MNIHIKNIRILAAFLMLIISSCTSTKRKGETNAPIINPDAISVDVIVPEHGMADPHAWVQNDTVFVICGHDESWEGKGSFRMDRWEVWSSTDLKNWEHHRDILPSQTYIGDHPNCWAGDICERNGKYYWFFSNRNINTGVVVADKITGEYKDLLGKPLLPKGIVPVHPYDPEIYIENGEYTICFGVNTYYMATLAEDMKSLVTEPKAILVKDENGEEVSTDDKPTLFKRNDWYYLVFGSRYAMSKNLYGPYDFKGAFLSGGHTSFFDWHGQKYVLQENHDISAFYRGASLKPVFFNQDESIYIPKYDRMYPAPGRPFEFKNSTMGWKAVNGTNLVFKEGILSGNIKQKNAVIQSAPWLYTDTRICSKVSFKIKNNSDAKELKFAIYTRNQGHEFWTKGTEPIGWNKQQWLTIPISSNDSDFVTYSIDLSQFKEVNERLMQIALQPAADTNSGSWEIDEIMIK; translated from the coding sequence ATGAACATACACATTAAAAATATAAGAATACTTGCAGCTTTTTTAATGCTGATAATCAGCAGTTGTACCTCAACAAAGAGAAAGGGAGAAACGAATGCACCTATTATTAATCCCGATGCAATAAGTGTAGATGTCATCGTTCCAGAACATGGAATGGCCGATCCACATGCTTGGGTTCAAAACGATACGGTTTTCGTTATTTGTGGTCATGACGAGTCTTGGGAAGGAAAAGGTTCTTTTCGTATGGATCGTTGGGAAGTTTGGTCCTCTACCGATTTAAAGAATTGGGAGCACCACAGAGATATTCTTCCATCTCAAACCTATATTGGCGATCATCCCAATTGTTGGGCTGGTGATATCTGCGAAAGAAATGGGAAGTATTATTGGTTCTTTTCAAACCGAAATATCAATACAGGTGTTGTCGTAGCTGATAAAATTACAGGAGAATACAAAGATTTACTCGGAAAGCCTTTGTTGCCAAAAGGGATTGTTCCAGTACATCCTTACGATCCTGAGATTTATATTGAAAATGGAGAATATACGATTTGCTTTGGAGTGAATACTTATTACATGGCTACTTTGGCTGAAGATATGAAATCCTTAGTGACAGAGCCTAAAGCAATTTTAGTTAAAGATGAGAATGGCGAAGAGGTAAGCACAGACGATAAACCAACTTTGTTCAAGCGCAATGATTGGTATTATTTGGTATTTGGCAGTCGTTATGCAATGTCGAAGAATTTATATGGACCATACGATTTTAAAGGTGCTTTTTTATCTGGTGGACATACCAGCTTTTTCGATTGGCACGGGCAAAAATATGTACTTCAGGAAAATCATGACATTAGTGCATTCTACCGTGGGGCAAGTTTAAAACCAGTATTCTTTAATCAAGACGAAAGCATTTACATTCCTAAGTATGATAGGATGTATCCTGCACCAGGAAGGCCATTTGAATTTAAGAATAGCACCATGGGATGGAAAGCTGTGAATGGCACAAATCTAGTCTTTAAAGAAGGTATTCTTAGCGGAAATATCAAGCAAAAGAATGCGGTAATTCAAAGTGCACCTTGGTTATATACCGACACTCGAATCTGTTCTAAAGTAAGTTTTAAGATAAAGAACAATAGTGATGCGAAGGAATTAAAGTTTGCTATTTATACTCGAAACCAAGGTCATGAATTTTGGACTAAAGGCACCGAACCAATTGGCTGGAATAAGCAGCAATGGCTTACAATTCCAATTAGTTCTAACGATTCGGATTTTGTCACTTACTCAATCGATTTGTCTCAATTTAAAGAAGTAAATGAACGATTGATGCAAATTGCTTTGCAACCAGCAGCCGATACAAATTCAGGCTCTTGGGAAATTGATGAAATCATGATAAAATAG
- a CDS encoding glycoside hydrolase family protein, which produces MKNLITICLIFLTYNYCVAQRVEEPKDSWITKSLADKGKFILQTKDSVVWGCAPIYDEKGKVHVYYSTWAKSGHWLTNSKIAHAVADHPEGPYKKLGIILEGRKGYWDANTIHNPNIQRVDGKYVMLYIGNDTLKQDDWRTRAKSANTQRVGMAIADSPNGPWKRFDKPIIEVSKDSMAWDGYCTVNPSFMKHPNGEYWIYYRSWDRRNDDRRKTGVAMAKKLEGPYVKYEGNPIIDFPERGGQTEDPYFFHYKNKFHCLIRDMGHFDWYSGLYLESEDGLHWGEYQRSHHKGSHYFPVSEKARYERVQVLWKDGQPEYLFNAIFREDGCHSGAVLQIDQSKLKE; this is translated from the coding sequence ATGAAAAATTTAATAACGATATGTTTGATATTCTTGACTTACAATTATTGTGTAGCCCAGAGAGTTGAAGAACCGAAAGATTCCTGGATTACCAAAAGTCTTGCAGATAAAGGCAAATTTATCTTGCAAACTAAAGATAGCGTTGTTTGGGGATGTGCTCCAATTTATGATGAGAAGGGAAAAGTTCATGTTTACTATTCAACTTGGGCGAAAAGTGGTCATTGGCTTACAAACAGTAAAATAGCACATGCTGTTGCTGATCATCCTGAAGGGCCATATAAAAAACTAGGCATAATTTTAGAAGGTCGCAAAGGATACTGGGATGCAAATACCATTCATAATCCAAATATCCAGAGAGTTGATGGGAAATATGTAATGCTTTACATTGGAAATGATACGCTAAAGCAAGATGACTGGAGAACGAGGGCAAAATCAGCAAATACGCAACGGGTAGGAATGGCCATAGCCGATTCTCCAAATGGTCCTTGGAAACGATTTGACAAACCGATTATTGAAGTTTCAAAAGACAGCATGGCTTGGGATGGATATTGTACCGTAAATCCATCTTTTATGAAACATCCTAATGGAGAATATTGGATTTATTATCGTTCTTGGGATAGACGCAATGACGATAGACGAAAAACGGGTGTCGCTATGGCAAAAAAACTAGAAGGACCTTATGTGAAATATGAGGGGAATCCAATAATAGACTTTCCAGAACGCGGCGGACAGACCGAAGATCCATACTTTTTTCACTACAAAAATAAGTTTCATTGTCTGATTAGAGATATGGGCCATTTCGATTGGTACAGCGGATTGTATCTGGAATCGGAAGATGGTTTGCATTGGGGCGAATATCAGCGTAGTCATCATAAAGGTTCACATTATTTTCCAGTTTCAGAAAAAGCCAGGTACGAAAGGGTACAAGTTCTTTGGAAGGATGGACAGCCAGAATATTTATTCAATGCAATTTTTAGAGAAGATGGATGTCATTCAGGAGCGGTGCTTCAAATCGATCAATCAAAATTAAAAGAATAG